In Gimesia benthica, a single window of DNA contains:
- a CDS encoding diphosphate--fructose-6-phosphate 1-phosphotransferase produces the protein MASPKNMIVAQSGGPSPVINNSLRGLVETARDLPEIGTIYAGWHGIEGVLKEELLNLSSQSPEEIALLRVTPAAGSVGTCRYKLKDHQNEDFDRIVEVFKAHNIGYFCYIGGNDSMDTANKVAQMATERGVDVVGIGVPKTIDNDVGDSEFKLIDHTPGYGSTARYWMSMVQMANEENRGSCPADPVLVLQAMGRKIGFIPAAARLADPQRKIPMQIYLAENPISIEQIHAQVNDQLRKDGRLIVVVSEGLSLGDIGETKDSFGHTQFSSSQLTVAQLLVNELNERGLAVKGAARANVPGTDQRHNIAYASTVDLDEAYGAGQKAALLAAAGESGYMSTILRAEGPGYNVRYDKVPLPEVANSERTFPKNWITADGMDVTDDFVKYCKPLVGNDWPSIPMINGRMRLAQLQPLFSDQKLPKYVPQADR, from the coding sequence GTGGCAAGTCCCAAGAATATGATCGTGGCCCAGTCTGGTGGTCCTTCACCGGTCATCAACAACAGCCTGAGAGGTTTAGTCGAAACTGCGAGAGATCTTCCCGAAATCGGCACAATCTACGCTGGCTGGCATGGCATCGAAGGTGTGCTCAAAGAAGAACTGCTGAATCTGAGCAGCCAGTCTCCTGAAGAAATCGCTCTGCTGCGGGTCACGCCTGCCGCCGGTTCCGTGGGAACCTGCCGTTACAAGCTGAAAGATCATCAGAATGAAGACTTCGATCGGATCGTTGAAGTTTTCAAGGCTCACAACATCGGCTATTTCTGCTACATCGGCGGAAATGACTCCATGGACACCGCCAATAAAGTCGCTCAGATGGCAACAGAGCGGGGCGTGGACGTGGTTGGCATCGGAGTTCCCAAAACCATTGATAACGATGTGGGAGACAGCGAATTTAAACTGATCGACCACACTCCCGGGTACGGTAGTACCGCCCGCTACTGGATGAGCATGGTCCAGATGGCCAATGAAGAAAACCGGGGCAGTTGTCCTGCCGACCCTGTGCTGGTACTCCAGGCCATGGGACGTAAAATCGGCTTTATCCCGGCTGCTGCCCGACTGGCAGACCCTCAGCGCAAGATCCCGATGCAGATTTATCTTGCAGAAAATCCGATCAGCATCGAACAGATCCATGCACAGGTCAACGACCAGCTGCGCAAAGACGGCCGTCTGATCGTAGTTGTCAGTGAAGGGCTCTCCCTGGGCGATATCGGGGAAACGAAAGACTCCTTCGGACACACCCAGTTCAGCTCCAGCCAGCTGACGGTAGCCCAGTTGCTGGTCAATGAATTAAATGAGCGGGGACTGGCTGTGAAAGGCGCTGCCCGGGCCAACGTTCCGGGAACTGACCAGCGTCATAACATCGCTTACGCTTCTACCGTTGACCTGGATGAAGCGTACGGTGCAGGTCAGAAAGCAGCCCTGCTGGCCGCCGCTGGAGAATCAGGTTACATGTCAACCATTCTCCGTGCTGAAGGCCCGGGATACAATGTCCGTTACGACAAGGTACCACTGCCCGAAGTCGCGAACAGCGAACGTACCTTCCCTAAAAACTGGATTACAGCCGACGGGATGGACGTGACTGACGATTTCGTCAAATACTGTAAGCCTCTGGTCGGCAACGACTGGCCCAGCATCCCCATGATCA
- the menC gene encoding o-succinylbenzoate synthase yields MKIDRIELYHVAMPLIYPWRTAYGEDAAIHSVLCRMTSGSVDGWGESTPLAAPCYSPEWAGGVFHTVSEWLAPAVVGQSFDSGSSLQDALSLYKGNSFAKAALDNAWWSLHSRISGTPLHIALGATRNEVPVGADFGVMDHLDDLIEAVGGAVSEQFPRIKLKFRPGWDIPMLQAIRTAFPDEVFHIDCNSGYRLSDLPLFQAIEEFDLAMIEQPLQHDDLTDHVQLQEQIKTPVCLDESITHPYRAKQAVNLKSCQYVNVKPGRVGGLTNAVKIHDLCQTAGIPCWVGGMLESATGASHCTALAMLDNFTYPADIFPSEKYYREDMAQEPLRLVNLEGGIPGVKAFDELPDPDMNRLQALTLQHKVIEA; encoded by the coding sequence ATGAAAATAGACCGGATTGAACTTTACCATGTGGCGATGCCACTGATTTATCCCTGGCGTACCGCTTACGGCGAAGACGCAGCCATTCATTCCGTGTTATGCCGGATGACCAGTGGTTCTGTTGATGGCTGGGGGGAAAGCACACCTCTGGCTGCCCCCTGCTACAGTCCGGAATGGGCGGGGGGGGTATTTCATACTGTCTCAGAATGGCTGGCACCAGCAGTCGTCGGACAAAGCTTTGACAGCGGTTCCTCGCTGCAGGATGCCCTCTCGCTGTATAAGGGGAATTCATTTGCCAAGGCGGCTCTGGATAATGCCTGGTGGAGTCTGCACAGTCGCATCAGCGGAACGCCCCTGCACATTGCTTTAGGAGCAACCCGCAATGAAGTACCCGTGGGAGCAGACTTCGGAGTGATGGATCATCTGGATGATCTGATTGAAGCCGTTGGGGGAGCCGTTTCGGAACAGTTTCCTCGGATTAAGCTGAAGTTCCGTCCCGGCTGGGATATCCCCATGCTTCAGGCAATTCGGACGGCTTTTCCAGATGAGGTATTCCATATTGACTGTAACAGCGGTTACCGCCTGAGCGATCTCCCACTGTTTCAGGCGATCGAAGAATTTGATCTGGCAATGATTGAGCAACCTCTGCAACACGATGACCTGACGGATCATGTTCAACTGCAGGAACAAATTAAAACGCCAGTCTGTCTGGATGAGAGTATTACGCATCCCTATCGTGCAAAGCAGGCAGTCAATTTGAAAAGTTGTCAATATGTCAACGTTAAGCCGGGCCGTGTGGGCGGACTGACAAACGCCGTCAAGATTCATGATCTCTGTCAGACTGCGGGAATCCCCTGCTGGGTCGGGGGGATGCTGGAGAGCGCAACAGGGGCCTCGCATTGTACTGCTCTGGCGATGCTGGATAACTTCACCTATCCCGCTGATATTTTCCCCAGCGAGAAATATTATCGAGAAGATATGGCCCAGGAGCCTCTGAGACTCGTCAATCTTGAAGGAGGAATCCCGGGAGTGAAAGCGTTTGATGAATTGCCAGACCCGGATATGAATCGCCTGCAGGCACTCACACTCCAACACAAAGTAATTGAAGCTTGA
- a CDS encoding Hsp70 family protein has translation MQKLQAVGIDLGTTYSCIAHLNEHGEPVTIPNLEGELSTPSVAMFDGAEVIVGTEALRHAIVNPQNVVQHAKRFLGKQDFRWEIDGRYFSPRDISAFILKKLLASAEERIGRIDSAVITVPAQFSDLQRQETIAAGKQAGLTQVDLINEPVAAALCYVLGSEGMWFAELAEEQRILVYDLGGGTFDLSLVKYQKDEVEVIASGGDLKLGGIDWNSKLQASVAEQFYNEFGINPCNDPESLQYLANEVEQAKRSLTVRPKTTLACQVGSQRKTYQITQSQFEQLSKGLVDRTTEITRALLKDNNMGWAHVDVVLTTGGSSRMPMIRDALKQASGTTQNLSLPPDQSIAHGAAYYAGMLLSNREYAESILTKDAASRLSKMKQHSVNARSLGFLVRDQTGQQRIPHYLLPANTKLPAAVKHTYGTVSPDQRRVHLKLIESGASQDEPFVILGNCKIEGLPPNLPVDSKIEVQMEYDAEARVHVSAKDVTSGKEARIEISREQNLISTAPATTEATSSDGIQKDSQSDPLMLQEILDQAEFIKAERKEQKAAPRESFTTKPNPVARGLDSSERPVALCNQCGDPLQGAPASDCPTPEQHSKGTASSRSNKGRRTGVGKQTPTSPDAPQKTRKKQAGSQRKNKGSALQAQKKPRPQSSKPTRMDAAESEFWDLLEDA, from the coding sequence ATGCAGAAGTTACAGGCTGTCGGCATTGATTTGGGAACTACCTATTCTTGCATCGCTCATCTGAATGAACATGGAGAGCCGGTCACCATTCCCAATCTGGAAGGTGAACTATCTACTCCCTCCGTGGCTATGTTTGACGGCGCTGAAGTGATTGTTGGCACTGAAGCGCTCAGGCACGCCATCGTTAATCCGCAGAATGTGGTTCAGCATGCGAAACGCTTTCTGGGTAAGCAGGATTTTCGATGGGAAATTGACGGACGCTACTTTTCTCCCCGGGATATCTCTGCATTCATCCTGAAGAAGCTATTAGCTTCCGCTGAGGAACGTATCGGACGGATTGATTCGGCCGTCATCACTGTTCCGGCTCAGTTCAGCGATTTGCAGCGACAGGAAACAATCGCGGCTGGTAAGCAGGCAGGACTGACACAGGTCGATCTGATCAATGAACCGGTGGCTGCTGCCCTGTGTTACGTGCTGGGGTCCGAGGGGATGTGGTTTGCCGAACTTGCAGAAGAGCAGCGCATTCTGGTTTACGACCTGGGGGGCGGTACGTTCGACCTGTCACTGGTTAAGTACCAGAAAGATGAAGTAGAAGTGATTGCCAGTGGCGGTGATCTCAAGCTGGGGGGAATTGACTGGAACAGTAAACTGCAGGCATCAGTGGCTGAGCAGTTTTACAATGAGTTCGGCATCAATCCCTGCAACGATCCGGAAAGCCTGCAGTATCTCGCGAACGAAGTTGAACAGGCGAAACGCAGCCTGACCGTCAGGCCCAAAACCACCCTGGCCTGCCAGGTTGGTTCACAGCGTAAAACTTATCAAATTACACAGTCGCAGTTTGAGCAACTGAGTAAAGGGCTGGTGGATCGCACTACTGAAATCACCCGGGCACTGTTGAAGGACAACAATATGGGGTGGGCCCATGTGGATGTTGTGCTGACTACGGGGGGATCCTCCCGCATGCCCATGATTCGTGATGCTCTGAAACAGGCCAGTGGTACGACACAGAATCTGTCATTACCCCCGGATCAGTCGATTGCCCATGGTGCAGCTTATTATGCGGGAATGTTGCTCAGTAACCGGGAATACGCGGAATCAATCCTGACAAAGGATGCCGCCAGTCGACTGTCCAAAATGAAGCAGCACAGCGTCAACGCGCGGTCACTGGGCTTTCTGGTGCGTGACCAGACGGGGCAACAGCGGATCCCGCATTATCTCTTGCCGGCTAATACAAAGTTGCCGGCAGCGGTCAAACATACTTACGGAACTGTCTCCCCTGATCAACGCCGGGTACATCTAAAGCTGATCGAAAGTGGCGCTTCACAGGATGAACCATTTGTCATTCTGGGAAACTGCAAAATTGAAGGACTGCCTCCGAATCTGCCGGTCGATTCCAAGATCGAAGTACAGATGGAATATGATGCTGAGGCACGTGTGCACGTTTCCGCTAAAGATGTGACAAGCGGAAAAGAGGCGCGGATCGAAATTTCTCGGGAGCAGAACCTGATATCCACAGCACCTGCAACAACAGAGGCCACTTCGTCGGACGGGATACAGAAAGATTCCCAGTCTGATCCTCTGATGCTGCAGGAAATACTGGATCAGGCAGAATTCATCAAAGCGGAGCGTAAGGAGCAGAAAGCCGCGCCCCGGGAATCTTTTACCACTAAACCGAATCCTGTGGCACGTGGACTGGACAGTTCAGAGCGACCAGTGGCATTATGTAACCAGTGCGGTGACCCCCTGCAGGGGGCACCGGCGTCTGACTGTCCAACCCCGGAACAGCATTCGAAAGGAACAGCATCCAGCAGGTCGAATAAGGGACGTCGTACTGGCGTCGGAAAACAAACGCCGACCTCACCTGATGCTCCACAGAAAACCCGTAAAAAACAGGCAGGTTCTCAGAGGAAAAATAAGGGCTCTGCTTTACAGGCACAAAAGAAGCCGCGTCCGCAATCCAGCAAGCCCACCAGGATGGATGCTGCTGAGAGCGAATTCTGGGACCTACTGGAAGACGCCTGA